A window of the Henckelia pumila isolate YLH828 chromosome 3, ASM3356847v2, whole genome shotgun sequence genome harbors these coding sequences:
- the LOC140889907 gene encoding uncharacterized protein, with amino-acid sequence MISGGSTDGDSNRARKAWSRRESLGVEEGRQGAGPIITFGPRDLEGVNLPHNDALLIQARIANYDVRRVFVDSGSSVNVLFQEAFEQMDLQGYELSPIKTALYGFAGHTVQPQGEMLLPITLGSGDEKRTVMTRFTLVEAPSSYNVILGRPAMNSFKAVASAYHQKIKFPVGDKVGEVRGDQHSSRKCYAETVKIYYKRAKQNGKVGALGGREVCSVEESKSEYEEVEMEPRQTGKSVKIARDVDAWLMEALRGCLIQNKDVFAWAQGDLVGVSSRVTEHKLNISPGSRPVIQKKRHFGAEKDKVIAEQVQELLRAGHIKEIQFPTWLSNVVLVPKATGKWRMCVDFRDLNKACPKDCYPLPRIDQLVDSTSGCELLSFMDAYQGYHQIPLALEDQDKVSFVTSGGTLCYVVMPFGLKNAGATYQRMMDRVFREQVGRNVEVYVDDILVKSRTRDSFLPDLEETFATVWRYGIKLNPAKCMFGVKSGKFLGFMVTERGIEVNPEKVKLLREMPSPTSIKEVQRLTGRITALARFIARSAHRSYHFFQVLRKAQRFGWTEQCEQAFQELKEHLASLPILVKPEPGEQLWIYLSTTEKAVSTVLIKEEKGDQRPVYYVSHALKGAEIRYTEIEKMALALVIMARKLRPYFLSHPVTVLNNSLLGRIMTHPDASGRLVKWSVELGEYDIEYQPRKAIKAQALSDVLTEVAVFGREEVWRVFVDGESGAGGSGVGIILISPAQEKIEIAVKLDFQASNNEAEYEAVIAGMQRARDVGVSHIIIYSDSQLVVQQVNKAFCTREEKLIKYCKMIEKLGASFDTWSIEQIPRERNMEADALAKKAAAGEGDCRESLLQREMVAAIEAGEPVLQVNTWKAPIVKYLTQGSLPEDKGRARIIRRQAARFAILGGSLYRRSY; translated from the coding sequence atgatatcaggaGGATCTACGGATGGAGATTCCAACCGGGCTAGGAAGGCCTGGAGTCGGAGGGAAAGCTTAGGGGTGGAGGAAGGAAGGCAGGGGGCGGGGCCAATCATTACATTTGGACCCCGAGACCTGGAGGGAGTAAACTTACCCCATAATGACGCCTTGCTTATACAAGCTCGGATCGCCAATTATGATGTTCGAAGGGTGTTCGTTGACTCGGGAAGCTCAGTGAATGTCCTTTTTCAAGAAGCATTCGAGCAGATGGATTTGCAGGGCTATGAGTTGAGCCCGATAAAAACCGCCTTATATGGTTTTGCCGGGCACACTGTCCAACCCCAAGGGGAAATGTTGCTGCCTATCACCTTGGGATCAGGAGATGAGAAGAGGACGGTCATGACAAGATTCACATTAGTGGAAGCACCTTCTTCCTATAATGTCATCTTGGGTAGACCGGCTATGAACTCTTTCAAAGCCGTAGCCTCAGCTTACCATCAAAAGATCAAGTTCCCAGTAGGAGATAAAGTCGGAGAAGTTCGAGGAGATCAGCATTCCTCCCGAAAATGCTATGCTGAGACAGTGAAGATATACTACAAGAGGGCAAAACAGAACGGAAAGGTAGGAGCCTTGGGGGGAAGAGAAGTCTGTTCGGTGGAGGAATCTAAAAGCGAGTATGAAGAGGTAGAGATGGAACCCAGGCAAACAGGGAAGTCTGTTAAGATAGCTAGGGATGTAGATGCATGGTTGATGGAAGCATTGAGAGGCTGCCTCATCCAGAATAAAGATGTGTTCGCCTGGGCTCAGGGTGATTTGGTGGGAGTTTCATCCCGGGTGACGGAACACAAATTAAACATCAGCCCAGGTTCCCGACCTGTTATACAAAAGAAGAGGCATTTTGGGGCCGAGAAGGATAAGGTGATAGCGGAGCAGGTTCAAGAGCTACTGCGGGCCGGGCACATTAAGGAAATACAATTTCCTACTTGGTTGTCCAACGTAGTGCTCGTACCAAAGGCCACGGGGaaatggagaatgtgtgtggatttcCGGGATTTAAATAAAGCTTGTCCCAAAGATTGTTACCCTCTGCCCCGAATTGACCAGTTGGTGGACTCTACATCTGGGTGTGAGTTGCTGAGCTTCATGGATGCATACCAGGGCTATCATCAAATTCCTTTAGCCCTGGAAGATCAAGACAAAGTCAGCTTTGTTACCTCGGGAGGTACTTTATGCTAcgtagtgatgccatttggtttgaagaATGCAGGAGCTACGTATCAGCGGATGATGGACAGAGTGTTCCGGGAACAGGTGGGCCGAAATGTGGAggtatatgtggatgatatattgGTGAAGTCCAGGACCCGGGATAGTTTCTTACCCGACTTGGAGGAAACTTTTGCGACAGTTTGGCGATATGGGATCAAATTGAACCCGGCTAAGTGTATGTTTGGGGTGAAAAGTGGCAAGTTTCTGGGGTTCATGGTCACTGAACGGGGGATAGAAGTCAACCCTGAAAAAGTGAAGCTGTTGCGGGAAATGCCTTCACCAACATCTATTAAAGAGGTACAGCGATTAACCGGCCGGATTACAGCCCTGGCCCGGTTTATAGCTCGATCAGCTCATCGCAGCTATCATTTTTTTCAAGTGTTGCGAAAAGCCCAGAGGTTCGGCTGGACTGAGCAATGCGAGCAGGCCTTtcaggagttgaaggagcatctgGCTAGCTTGCCTATCTTGGTTAAGCCGGAACCAGGGGAACAATTGTGGATATATCTATCCACTACAGAAAAGGCGGTCAGCACTGTCTTGATAAAAGAGGAAAAGGGAGATCAGAGGCCTGTGTACTACGTCAGCCATGCTTTGAAGGGGGCGGAAATTAGATATACGGAAATTGAGAAGATGGCCTTGGCTCTAGTAATAATGGCCCGGAAATTGAGACCTTATTTCTTGTCTCACCCGGTAACTGTTCTTAATAATAGCCTCCTGGGGcgtattatgactcatccagaTGCCTCGGGAAGACTCGTGAAATGGTCGGTGGAATTAGGAGAATATGATATTGAGTACCAGCCACGTAAGGCCATCAAAGCCCAGGCTTTGTCAGATGTTTTGACAGAGGTGGCCGTTTTTGGCCGAGAAGAAGTGTGGAGGGTTTTTGTAGATGGAGAAAGTGGTGCTGGAGGCAGTGGTGTGGGGATCATCCTGATCTCACCGGCCCAGGAGAAGATTGAGATAGCCGTGAAGCTAGACTTCCAGGCCTCCAACAACGAAGCTGAATATGAGGCTGTGATAGCGGGGATGCAACGAGCCCGGGATGTCGGGGTAAGTCATATCATAATTTATTCTGACTCTCAGTTGGTTGTTCAACAAGTAAACAAAGCCTTCTGTACTCGAGAGgagaaattgataaaatattgtaaGATGATTGAAAAGCTCGGGGCCAGTTTCGACACTTGGAGTATAGAGCAGATACCCCGGGAAAGAAATATGGAAGCAGACGCCTTGGCTAAGAAAGCGGCCGCAGGGGAAGGTGATTGTCGCGAATCCCTTCTGCAAAGGGAAATGGTGGCTGCCATAGAAGCCGGGGAACCGGTCCTCCAAGTAAACACATGGAAAGCTCCGATTGTGAAGTACCTAACTCAGGGGAGCCTCCCGGAGGACAAAGGAAGAGCCCGGATCATACGAAGACAGGCAGCCAGGTTTGCTATCTTGGGAGGAAGCCTGTATAGGCGTTCCTACTAG